Proteins encoded within one genomic window of Sulfurovum sp. XGS-02:
- the thrS gene encoding threonine--tRNA ligase encodes MSENLIGYIDDQGNIIDTQSAGENCTATPIEYDNSEASLEIVRHSTAHLMAQAITELYPNSQFFVGPVVDEGFYYDFRVDEQIGENDLKTIEKKMKELIKKKYKIEKYEMSKAEAMEKFADDDLKQKVMSRIEDDTLSIYKQGDFEDLCRGPHVPALRFLHNFKLTRVAGAYLGGDENAEMLTRIYGVAFADKETLKAHLTMLEEAKKRDHRKIGHEMELFMFNDAAGPGLPFWMPKGAKLRYKLESILHKAHLTRGYEPVRGPEILKADMWRISGHYACYGENMYLTTIDEQEYGIKPMNCLGHIQVFKQAPKSYRDLPLRYYEYGVVHRHEKSGVLHGLLRVREFTQDDAHIFCEPNQIATEVLDVVEFVDSVMKLFGFEYTMEVATKPEKAIGDDAVWELATQGLKDALNGNNLPFTIDEGGGAFYGPKIDIKITDAIGRKWQCGTIQVDFNLPERFEVEYVADDNTRKKPVMIHRAILGSFERFIGILTEHYAGEFPFFLAPVQVIFVPIADTHADYAYALKKRLVQEGMDAEVYDKNDSLNKRVRNAEKQRVPYVVIIGDEEVANKTVAIRDRRAKEQYNLSQEEFMVKLTQQLQEGKI; translated from the coding sequence TTGAGTGAAAATCTTATCGGTTATATAGATGACCAAGGCAATATTATTGATACACAGAGTGCAGGAGAAAACTGCACAGCAACACCTATAGAGTATGACAATTCTGAGGCTTCTTTGGAGATAGTACGTCACTCGACAGCACACCTTATGGCCCAGGCTATCACAGAACTGTATCCTAATTCACAGTTCTTTGTCGGTCCTGTGGTGGATGAAGGTTTCTACTATGACTTCAGAGTGGATGAGCAAATAGGCGAGAATGATCTTAAAACGATCGAAAAGAAGATGAAAGAGCTCATCAAGAAAAAGTACAAGATTGAAAAGTATGAGATGAGCAAGGCTGAAGCGATGGAAAAGTTCGCGGATGATGATCTCAAACAAAAGGTCATGTCTCGTATCGAAGATGATACGCTCTCTATCTATAAGCAGGGTGATTTTGAAGACCTGTGCCGTGGACCTCACGTACCGGCACTCCGTTTCTTGCATAATTTCAAACTGACACGTGTCGCAGGGGCATACCTTGGCGGTGATGAGAATGCGGAGATGCTGACACGTATCTACGGTGTGGCGTTTGCAGACAAAGAGACACTGAAAGCGCATTTGACAATGCTTGAAGAGGCTAAAAAGCGTGACCATAGAAAGATTGGTCACGAAATGGAACTCTTTATGTTCAATGATGCGGCAGGACCAGGGCTTCCGTTCTGGATGCCAAAAGGTGCAAAGCTGCGTTACAAACTGGAGAGTATCCTGCACAAAGCACACCTTACTCGCGGTTATGAACCCGTACGCGGACCGGAGATCCTCAAGGCGGATATGTGGAGAATTTCCGGGCACTATGCATGTTATGGTGAAAATATGTACCTCACTACGATCGATGAACAAGAGTATGGGATCAAGCCGATGAACTGTTTGGGGCACATCCAGGTCTTTAAACAAGCACCGAAAAGTTATCGTGATCTGCCACTGCGTTATTATGAGTATGGTGTGGTACATCGTCATGAAAAGTCAGGAGTACTTCACGGGCTTCTCCGTGTACGTGAATTTACCCAGGATGATGCACATATCTTCTGTGAACCGAACCAGATCGCGACTGAGGTACTTGATGTTGTGGAGTTCGTGGATTCAGTAATGAAGCTGTTCGGCTTTGAGTATACGATGGAAGTGGCAACCAAACCGGAAAAAGCGATCGGTGATGATGCAGTATGGGAATTGGCAACACAAGGACTCAAAGATGCACTCAACGGCAATAATCTGCCGTTTACCATCGATGAAGGCGGGGGCGCATTTTATGGTCCGAAGATAGACATTAAGATCACCGATGCTATTGGACGTAAATGGCAGTGCGGTACGATACAGGTAGACTTCAACCTTCCTGAACGTTTTGAAGTAGAGTATGTTGCGGATGACAACACGCGTAAGAAACCGGTGATGATACACAGAGCGATCCTGGGATCATTTGAACGTTTCATTGGTATCCTCACGGAGCATTATGCCGGGGAGTTCCCTTTCTTCTTGGCGCCTGTACAGGTGATATTTGTTCCTATTGCAGATACGCATGCAGATTATGCCTATGCGCTTAAGAAAAGATTGGTTCAAGAGGGAATGGATGCTGAAGTCTATGACAAAAATGACTCTCTTAACAAACGTGTACGTAACGCAGAAAAGCAGCGTGTACCGTACGTTGTGATCATCGGAGATGAAGAAGTGGCAAATAAAACGGTCGCGATTCGAGACAGAAGAGCCAAAGAACAGTATAATCTTTCACAAGAAGAATTTATGGTAAAATTAACACAACAACTTCAAGAAGGTAAAATTTGA
- a CDS encoding tetratricopeptide repeat protein, producing MKVLSIFIIATVTLFANDFNQAVEDYNNGGYIKALNTFYALAKKDDAKAQYNVGLIYANGKGVQKDLDKAKQWYEKAAKQGNGSAQYNLAQLYHSGGETDAHGYEKARYWYEKAVESGIMQAYNNLAALYMEGKGVKQDQQKAFELFQKAASMGDNAAQVNVAVLYAWGEGITHDKMKAYDNFKKALISGKSEASEYLDRLCSESAWVCED from the coding sequence ATGAAAGTTTTATCTATTTTTATCATCGCTACGGTCACTCTCTTTGCCAATGATTTCAATCAGGCAGTCGAGGACTATAATAATGGCGGTTATATCAAAGCATTGAATACCTTTTATGCCTTGGCGAAAAAAGATGATGCAAAGGCACAGTACAATGTCGGGCTTATCTATGCGAATGGCAAAGGTGTACAGAAAGACCTTGACAAAGCGAAGCAATGGTATGAAAAAGCAGCGAAACAGGGCAACGGGTCTGCACAGTACAACTTGGCACAACTCTATCACAGTGGGGGAGAGACGGATGCACATGGCTATGAAAAAGCACGATACTGGTATGAGAAAGCGGTAGAGTCAGGTATTATGCAGGCCTACAATAACCTGGCCGCATTATATATGGAAGGCAAAGGCGTGAAGCAGGACCAGCAAAAGGCCTTTGAACTTTTTCAAAAAGCAGCAAGTATGGGTGACAATGCAGCACAGGTCAATGTGGCAGTCCTCTATGCATGGGGAGAAGGTATCACGCATGATAAAATGAAGGCGTATGACAATTTTAAAAAAGCATTGATCTCAGGGAAAAGTGAAGCAAGTGAATATCTCGACAGACTCTGCTCGGAGAGCGCCTGGGTCTGTGAAGACTAA
- the dapF gene encoding diaminopimelate epimerase — MTVTKYSASGNDFVMFVAQKKADRSELAKKLCHRQNGVGADGLVVVLPHPEYDFEWEFYNADGSVADMCGNASRAVAHFALEKGIAKDNKAEFLTGAGVIRATINGLYVVSDMVPPEIISKEIDEYGENWWLINSGVPHLVAVRENVDDLNIEEARILRHKYNANVDICSVKDDALYVRTYERGVEDETLACGTGMVACFIRCHKEGKVPDKMKVFPTSGEELYVSYEEGVYRFGGKVTKTFVAETLI, encoded by the coding sequence ATGACAGTAACTAAATATTCAGCCAGCGGTAACGATTTTGTAATGTTTGTGGCACAAAAAAAAGCGGACAGATCGGAACTTGCCAAAAAACTCTGCCATAGACAAAACGGTGTAGGAGCAGACGGTCTTGTAGTGGTGTTGCCACATCCTGAATATGACTTTGAATGGGAATTTTACAATGCAGACGGAAGTGTTGCAGATATGTGCGGTAATGCAAGTAGAGCCGTAGCCCATTTTGCCTTGGAAAAAGGGATTGCAAAAGACAATAAGGCAGAGTTCCTCACCGGAGCAGGGGTGATACGTGCCACGATCAACGGTCTTTATGTGGTCAGCGATATGGTCCCTCCAGAGATCATCAGTAAAGAGATAGATGAGTATGGTGAAAATTGGTGGCTGATCAATTCGGGGGTCCCCCATCTTGTAGCTGTGAGAGAGAATGTAGATGATCTCAACATAGAAGAAGCACGTATTTTACGTCATAAGTATAATGCGAATGTGGATATCTGTAGCGTGAAAGATGATGCCCTCTATGTCCGTACCTACGAGCGTGGCGTGGAAGATGAAACCTTAGCCTGTGGGACAGGGATGGTCGCATGTTTTATACGTTGTCATAAAGAGGGGAAAGTTCCTGATAAGATGAAGGTATTTCCTACAAGCGGGGAGGAACTCTATGTGAGTTATGAAGAGGGTGTCTACAGGTTTGGCGGTAAGGTAACTAAGACATTTGTTGCTGAGACCTTGATATAA
- the coaE gene encoding dephospho-CoA kinase (Dephospho-CoA kinase (CoaE) performs the final step in coenzyme A biosynthesis.) — protein sequence MAFKYAIALTGSIATGKSSTVKLLEASGFHIIDADKIAHKILDEQHEAIAEKFGETLVHEGKVDRKALGAIVFSDKEKRKALEALLHPLIYEEIERLSLEQDRLRKPYFIDIPLFFENERYPIKKSLVVYTTEEKQLERLMQREGYTKEEALNRIEAQIPVEEKRKRATYVIDNSGTLTQLEKECERVKEEILNDSN from the coding sequence ATGGCTTTTAAGTATGCTATCGCCCTCACAGGAAGTATCGCGACGGGGAAAAGTTCGACGGTAAAGCTTCTCGAGGCTTCGGGATTTCATATCATAGATGCCGACAAGATCGCCCATAAGATACTTGATGAACAGCATGAAGCGATTGCTGAGAAATTCGGTGAGACATTGGTACATGAGGGTAAGGTAGACAGAAAGGCTTTGGGGGCTATTGTCTTTTCCGATAAAGAGAAGCGTAAAGCACTTGAAGCACTGCTGCATCCGCTGATCTATGAAGAGATCGAACGTCTCTCTCTCGAACAGGACAGGCTGAGGAAGCCCTATTTTATAGATATTCCCCTCTTTTTTGAAAATGAACGGTACCCTATTAAAAAATCGCTCGTGGTCTATACGACAGAAGAGAAACAGCTTGAACGCCTGATGCAGAGGGAAGGGTATACGAAAGAAGAAGCACTCAATCGTATAGAGGCACAAATACCTGTGGAAGAAAAACGTAAGCGCGCAACCTATGTTATAGATAATAGTGGTACACTTACACAATTAGAAAAAGAATGTGAACGCGTAAAAGAGGAGATACTTAATGACAGTAACTAA
- a CDS encoding murein L,D-transpeptidase translates to MKRIKQIIRDVTIRLGLIAAFMFSQGANANTHLEFHEVASTVMINSLQTQPSNSFLKRLYTRLFFVPVWIDEDSLSAFSQELFRQITQDRTLDATSKLYQDALILEQKAQEIYGTNGTVSQKVDLEFKMSQLYKGYADYTLYGSINWGAFQDRLYNLKAQGIYAGWVTYRPGFGPLSLLETAALSGSLSELFAQAEPKEYHYKELQASLIQYLEMQKNGGWPIIAFKGVLKPGESHEVVPLLRKRVRITGDDGKCHSKEDNRYDNCLKEAIVHFQKRHGLEDEGIIGPKTMAALNVPIEKRIEQIRLNLDRIKWLHERNAKRHIIINIPAFTLFFEEDSALRLQMKVITGTRKNPTPVFSNTVRTIVLNPHWNVPKSIIQKEMIPKIFKDPHAMKKEKIEIYTGWGEDAQKVSAGSVDWGQYRYSKTVPFRFAQTPGYHNALGKVKFLFPNQFSVYMHDTPTKNLFERNVRAFSHGCIRLGKPIELLETFSSFNDTIDFEKAQERLKGTRKEFLSLTQKVPVDVVYLTAYVDYDGVLQFREDIYGYDHMQLQSYRKW, encoded by the coding sequence ATGAAAAGAATTAAACAGATAATCAGAGATGTAACTATACGCCTTGGGCTTATTGCTGCTTTTATGTTCTCCCAAGGTGCCAATGCAAATACCCATTTGGAGTTCCATGAAGTGGCATCAACGGTGATGATAAATTCACTGCAGACCCAACCTTCGAATAGTTTTTTAAAACGACTCTATACACGGCTTTTTTTCGTACCTGTCTGGATAGATGAAGATTCTCTCTCTGCATTCAGTCAAGAACTTTTTAGACAGATCACGCAGGATCGAACCCTTGATGCGACTTCCAAACTCTATCAGGATGCGCTCATTTTGGAGCAAAAAGCACAGGAGATTTACGGTACCAATGGTACAGTGTCCCAAAAAGTAGACCTTGAATTCAAAATGTCGCAACTCTATAAAGGGTATGCTGATTATACGCTGTATGGCAGTATCAACTGGGGTGCATTTCAAGATAGACTTTACAACCTGAAAGCACAGGGCATCTATGCTGGCTGGGTGACGTACAGACCCGGATTTGGTCCACTCTCTCTGCTTGAAACGGCAGCACTGAGCGGCAGTTTATCCGAGTTGTTTGCCCAGGCAGAACCCAAAGAGTACCACTATAAAGAGCTTCAGGCATCACTTATCCAGTACCTGGAGATGCAAAAAAACGGCGGATGGCCTATCATCGCGTTCAAAGGTGTGCTTAAGCCAGGTGAATCCCATGAGGTTGTTCCCCTCTTAAGAAAAAGAGTGCGCATCACAGGAGATGATGGAAAGTGTCACAGCAAAGAGGACAACAGGTATGATAACTGTTTAAAAGAGGCTATTGTGCATTTTCAAAAACGTCATGGTCTGGAAGATGAAGGCATTATTGGTCCAAAGACGATGGCAGCGCTTAATGTTCCTATAGAAAAGCGTATTGAGCAGATACGTTTAAACCTTGACCGTATCAAGTGGCTTCATGAACGCAATGCAAAACGGCATATTATTATTAATATCCCTGCATTTACACTCTTTTTTGAAGAAGATAGCGCATTGCGCCTGCAGATGAAAGTGATCACGGGGACAAGAAAAAATCCTACACCGGTCTTTTCCAATACCGTGCGGACCATTGTCCTTAACCCGCATTGGAACGTGCCCAAGAGCATTATCCAAAAAGAGATGATCCCTAAGATATTTAAAGATCCGCATGCCATGAAAAAAGAGAAAATAGAGATCTATACAGGCTGGGGAGAAGATGCCCAAAAAGTGAGTGCAGGCTCTGTAGACTGGGGGCAATACCGTTACAGCAAAACAGTACCGTTTCGCTTTGCACAGACACCGGGGTATCATAATGCGCTTGGAAAGGTGAAATTCCTTTTTCCAAACCAGTTTTCTGTCTATATGCATGATACACCGACAAAAAATCTTTTTGAACGGAATGTAAGGGCTTTCAGTCATGGGTGTATCCGTTTGGGCAAGCCCATAGAACTGTTAGAAACATTTTCTTCTTTTAATGATACGATAGATTTTGAGAAGGCACAGGAGAGGCTCAAGGGTACAAGAAAAGAGTTCTTGTCTTTAACCCAGAAGGTGCCTGTAGATGTGGTGTATCTGACTGCTTATGTAGATTACGATGGCGTACTGCAGTTTAGAGAGGATATATACGGTTATGATCATATGCAACTTCAGTCTTATAGAAAATGGTAA